One genomic window of Magnolia sinica isolate HGM2019 chromosome 3, MsV1, whole genome shotgun sequence includes the following:
- the LOC131238735 gene encoding 14-3-3-like protein C, whose product MASSTDRSNFVYIAKLSYQAERYEDMVHCMKKIAKLGFELTAEEKKLLTVGYKLVIDARRASLQALSSREKEDRNGNKHRKKQRKEYRRKVESELTSICNDIVDVIDEYLIPSSTNGESTVLYYKMKGDYFRYLAEFMTGNERKEAAEKSLKAYEMASTTAEVELSPTHPIRLSSALNLSVLYCEILNSPRRAFQLANQTFCEAISELDTLSKESYEDSTQIIQLLRENLSLWAYNIPEDSSI is encoded by the exons ATGGCGTCTTCGACAGATCGCAGCAACTTCGTCTACATTGCCAAGCTGTCTTATCAAGCCGAGCGCTATGAAG ATATGGTGCATTGCATGAAGAAAATCGCGAAGCTCGGCTTTGAATTGACAGCCGAGGAGAAGAAGCTCCTCACCGTCGGATACAAGCTGGTCATCGACGCTAGGAGAGCGTCGTTGCAGGCTCTCTCGTCGAGAGAGAAGGAAGACCGAAATGGGAACAAGCATCGGAAGAAGCAGAGAAAGGAGTACCGGAGGAAGGTGGAATCGGAGCTCACGAGCATTTGCAACGACATAGTGGATGTGATCGACGAGTATCTGATTCCATCGTCTACGAATGGAGAATCTACGGTGTTGTATTACAAGAT GAAAGGGGATTACTTTCGGTACCTTGCCGAATTTATGACTGGGAATGAAAGGAAAGAGGCTGCTGAAAAGTCACTGAAAGCATACGAG ATGGCTTCTACTACAGCAGAGGTGGagctctcccctacccatccgaTCAGATTGAGCTCAGCACTGAATCTTTCGGTTTTGTATTGCGAGATCCTGAACTCCCCAAGAAG GGCTTTCCAACTTGCCAATCAAACTTTCTGTGAAGCTATTTCGGAGCTAGATACCCTCAGTAAAGAATCTTACGAGGATAGTACTCAGATCATACAACTCCTGAGAGAGAACCTCAGCTTGTGGGCCTACAACATTCCAGAGGATAGCAGCATATAG